One segment of Falco peregrinus isolate bFalPer1 chromosome 4, bFalPer1.pri, whole genome shotgun sequence DNA contains the following:
- the PAXBP1 gene encoding PAX3- and PAX7-binding protein 1 isoform X2 has product MFRKARRVNVRKRNDSEEEDEERDEEPPQEPAPAAGAAGEGPGEAAMALAAGPGLLPLPAGCVPLALPGSPAAFACAASYGAALGLGLGLVGGDRAGLGALPAPALLPPPPPPPPQQGNGLPGAGRAKEKKRPRENKEVPRASLLSFQDEEEETEEVFKVKKSSYSKKIVKQLKKEYKEDLEKSKVRTEVNSPTDVEPPLEKSGQIKDIGQEDGTANSEHGEEEMEVESEKEEEKPKAGGAFSSALSSLNVLRPGEIPDAAFIHAARKKRQMARELGDFTPVDSEPGIEGSDDEALVAGEQDEELSRWEQEQIRKGINIPQVQPSQPAEVNNLYYQNTYQTLSYGSSYGIPYTYAAYGSSENKSQKTDNTVPFKTPSNEMTPVTIDLVKKQLKDRLDSMKELHKANRQQYEKHQQSREDSTKAIERLEGSSGGIGEQYKFLQEMRGYVQDLLECFSEKVPLINELESAMHQLYKQRASRLVQRRQDDIKDESSEFSSHSNKALMAPNLESFGRDRVIYQEQVKRRTAEREARRARRRQAREQTGKMADHLEGLSSDDEETSTDITNFNMERDRILKESSKVFEDVLESFYSIDCIKSQFEAWRSKYFASYKDAYIGLCLPKLFNPLIRLQLLIWTPLEGKCRDFETMLWFESLLFYGCEEQEQVKDDADISLLPTIVERVVLPKLTVISENIWDPFSTTQTSRMVAIVQKLVDGYPSVVNAENKNTQMLLKALLLRMRRTLDDDVFMPLYPKNILENKNSGPYLFFQRQFWSSVKLLGNFLQWYGILSNKTLQELSIDGLLNRYILMAFQNSEYGEDSIKKAQSVIACFPKQWFANLKGDKTISQLENFCRYLVHLADTIYRNSIGCSDVEKRNAREHIKQIIKLLASIRALDHAVTVANDHNVKELKILIEGK; this is encoded by the exons ATGTTCCGCAAGGCGCGGAGGGTGAACGTGCGGAAGCGGAACGACTCggaggaggaggacgaggaGCGCGACGAGGAGCCGCCTCAGGAGCCGGcgccggcggccggggcggcgggggaagGGCCCGGCGAGGCCGCCATGGCGCTGGCGGCGGGCCCCGGGCTCctgccgctgcccgccggctgCGTGCCCCTCGCCCTgcccggcagccccgcggccTTCGCCTGCGCCGCGAGCTACGGCGCGGCCCTCGGCTTGGGGCTGGGCTTggtggggggtgacagggcaggCCTGGGGGCTCTGCCGGCGCCCGCTCtcctgccgccccccccgccgccgccgccgcagcagGGCAACGGGCTGCCGGGCGCCGGGCGCGCCAAGGAGAAGAAGCGGCCGCGGGAGAACAAAGAGGTGCCGCGGGCCAGCCTGCTCAGCTTCCAGGACGAGGAAGAGG aaactgaagaagttTTTAAAGTGAAGAAATCAAGTTACAGCAAAAAGATTGTAAAACAATTGAAGAAAGAATACAAAGAAGATCTTGAAAAATCAAAAGTTAGAACAGAGGTCAATTCTCCAACAGATG TCGAGCCACCACTAGAAAAGTCAGGACAGATTAAGGACATAGGTCAAGAAGATGGGACTGCAAACAGTGAGCATggtgaagaagaaatggaagttgaaagtgagaaggaagaagaaaaaccaaaagctGGTGGGGCTTTTTCAAGTGCTCTGTCATCACTGAATGTTCTCCGCCCAG GAGAAATTCCAGATGCTGCTTTCATTCATGCCGCTAGGAAAAAGCGTCAAATGGCTCGTGAACTTGGAGACTTTACCCCCGTTGACAGTGAACCAG GTATTGAGGGAAGTGATGATGAAGCACTGGTGGCAGGGGAGCAAGATGAAGAACTCAGTAGATGGGAGCAAGAACAGATACGGAAAGGAATCAACATACCTCAG GTTCAACCAAGTCAACCTGCTGAAGTGAATAATCTGTACTACCAGAACACTTACCAGACACTGTCTTATGGTTCATCATATGGCATTCCATACACTTATGCTGCATATGGATCATCGGAAAACAAGTCTCAAAAAACAGATAATACAGTTCCTTTCAAAACTCCCAGTAATGAGATGACTCCTGTTACTATTGATTTGGTAAAGAAACAGCTTAAAGACAG GTTGGACTCTATGAAAGAATTGCACAAAGCTAATCGGCAGCAATATGAGAAACATCAGCAAAGCCGAGAGGACTCTACCAAGGCAATTGAAAGATTAGAAGGGTCTTCTGGGGGTATTGGTGAACAGTATAAGTTTTTGCAAGAAATGCGAGGGTATGTCCAAGACTTGCTTGAGTGTTTCAGTGAAAAG GTGCCTCTGATTAACGAACTTGAATCTGCAATGCACCAGCTGTACAAACAGCGAGCTTCCCGCCTTGTCCAAAGACGACAAGATGATATTAAAGATGAATCTTCGGAGTTTTCAAGCCATTCAA ATAAAGCACTGATGGCACCAAATCTTGAATCTTTTGGACGAGACAGAGTGATCTATCAGGAACAAGTAAAGCGTCGGACTGCGGAAAGAGAGGCTAGAAG AGCGCGTCGTAGACAAGCAAGAGAGCAAACTGGGAAGATGGCAGATCACCTTGAAGGCCTTTCCAGTGACGATGAGGAAACTTCAACAGATATCACAAACTTCAACATGGAGCGAG ATCGTATATTGAAAGAATCCAGCAAAGTTTTTGAAGatgttttggaaagcttttaCTCAATTGATTGTATTAAGTCACAGTTTGAAGCTTGGCGGTCAAAGTACTTTGCTTCCTATAAGGATGCTTATATTGGCCTCTGTTTACCAAAGCTGTTTAACCCTTTAATCAGGCTTCAGCTGCTTATCTGGACTCCTTTGGAG GGCAAGTGTCGAGACTTTGAGACTATGTTGTGGTTTGAATCATTGCTATTTTATGGCTGTGAAGAACAGGAGCAGGTGAAAGATGATGCTGATATTTCACTGTTGCCTACCATTGTAGAGAGAGTTGTTCTTCCTAAATTAACAG tgatttctgaaaatatatggGATCCTTTTTCTACAACACAAACATCTAGAATGGTAGCAATTGTACAGAAACTAGTAGATGGATATCCTTCAGTGGtgaatgcagaaaacaaaaatacacaa ATGCTTTTAAAGGCATTGTTGCTAAGAATGAGGAGAACACTAGATGATGATGTATTCATGCCCTTATATCCAAAAAA CATCTTAGAAAACAAGAACTCTGGTCCATATTTGTTTTTCCAACGTCAGTTTTGGTCCTCTGTTAAG TTACTAGGAAACTTTCTACAGTGGTATGGAATCCTTTCAAACAAAACTCTCCAGGAACTGTCGATAGATGGTCTGCTAAACAGATACATTCTTATGGCTTTTCAAAACTCTGAGTATGGAGAGGACAGCATTAAAAAAGCTCAAAGT GTAATTGCTTGCTTTCCTAAACAGTGGTTTGCTAATTTGAAAGGAGACAAGACTATTTCTCAGCTAGAAAACTTCTGTAGATACCTTGTTCATCTGGCTGATACAATTTATAGGAACAGCATTGGTTGCTCCGATgtagagaaaagaaatgcaag GGAGCACATAAAGCAGATCATAAAGCTTCTAGCAAGTATCCGAGCACTGGACCATGCTGTGACAGTTGCAAATGATCACAACGTAAAAGAGTTAAAGATTTTAATAGAAGGAAAATAG
- the C4H21orf62 gene encoding uncharacterized protein C21orf62 homolog, which produces MKPVAFSAFSFWLALILAGFLGIHITGSFVRSQKNHTLIFTKENTIRNCSCSADIRDCDYCLANLMCNCKTVLLSTMEKTTYNSHLTIWFTDTSVLEMLLNFTRVRDLKLSFCGTTPLPAEYLAIWGLRKLRVNKIKGRFPEQSVTIYSSSNNEKENSLVVHSKDRQMLVYVSFLDTSLFNGYSLLKSYSVENISSITEHFPSLLYSDVFSTSDNNSYVVTFIY; this is translated from the coding sequence ATGAAGCCAGTagccttctctgctttctccttttggCTGGCTCTCATTTTGGCTGGCTTCCTCGGCATACACATCACTGGCAGTTTTGTGAGAAGTCAGAAGAACCATACGCTAATTTTCACCAAGGAAAACACAATTCGCaactgcagctgctcagcagatATCCGTGATTGTGATTACTGCTTGGCAAACTTGATGTGCAATTGCAAAACAGTGCTGCTTTCTACCATGGAAAAAACGACCTACAATAGCCACCTGACCATTTGGTTCACAGACACCTCTGTGCTGGAGATGCTCCTCAACTTCACAAGGGTGCGGGATTTGAAGCTGTCCTTCTGTGGCAccactcctctcccagcagaATACTTGGCCATCTGGGGACTTCGAAAGCTCCGGGTAAACAAAATCAAGGGGCGATTTCCAGAGCAGAGTGTAACCatctacagcagcagcaataacGAAAAAGAAAACTCACTTGTGGTGCACAGCAAAGACAGGCAAATGCTTGtatatgtttcttttctggatACCTCACTGTTCAATGGATATTCTTTGCTGAAGTCATACAGCGTGGAAAATATCTCTAGTATCACAGAGCACTTTCCCAGCCTGCTGTATTCTGATGTTTTCTCAACCTCAGATAACAACAGCTATGTTGTAACATTTATTTACTGA
- the PAXBP1 gene encoding PAX3- and PAX7-binding protein 1 isoform X1, translating to MFRKARRVNVRKRNDSEEEDEERDEEPPQEPAPAAGAAGEGPGEAAMALAAGPGLLPLPAGCVPLALPGSPAAFACAASYGAALGLGLGLVGGDRAGLGALPAPALLPPPPPPPPQQGNGLPGAGRAKEKKRPRENKEVPRASLLSFQDEEEETEEVFKVKKSSYSKKIVKQLKKEYKEDLEKSKVRTEVNSPTDVEPPLEKSGQIKDIGQEDGTANSEHGEEEMEVESEKEEEKPKAGGAFSSALSSLNVLRPGEIPDAAFIHAARKKRQMARELGDFTPVDSEPGKSRLVREDENDASDDEDDDEKRRIVFTVKEKSQRQKIAEEIGIEGSDDEALVAGEQDEELSRWEQEQIRKGINIPQVQPSQPAEVNNLYYQNTYQTLSYGSSYGIPYTYAAYGSSENKSQKTDNTVPFKTPSNEMTPVTIDLVKKQLKDRLDSMKELHKANRQQYEKHQQSREDSTKAIERLEGSSGGIGEQYKFLQEMRGYVQDLLECFSEKVPLINELESAMHQLYKQRASRLVQRRQDDIKDESSEFSSHSNKALMAPNLESFGRDRVIYQEQVKRRTAEREARRARRRQAREQTGKMADHLEGLSSDDEETSTDITNFNMERDRILKESSKVFEDVLESFYSIDCIKSQFEAWRSKYFASYKDAYIGLCLPKLFNPLIRLQLLIWTPLEGKCRDFETMLWFESLLFYGCEEQEQVKDDADISLLPTIVERVVLPKLTVISENIWDPFSTTQTSRMVAIVQKLVDGYPSVVNAENKNTQMLLKALLLRMRRTLDDDVFMPLYPKNILENKNSGPYLFFQRQFWSSVKLLGNFLQWYGILSNKTLQELSIDGLLNRYILMAFQNSEYGEDSIKKAQSVIACFPKQWFANLKGDKTISQLENFCRYLVHLADTIYRNSIGCSDVEKRNAREHIKQIIKLLASIRALDHAVTVANDHNVKELKILIEGK from the exons ATGTTCCGCAAGGCGCGGAGGGTGAACGTGCGGAAGCGGAACGACTCggaggaggaggacgaggaGCGCGACGAGGAGCCGCCTCAGGAGCCGGcgccggcggccggggcggcgggggaagGGCCCGGCGAGGCCGCCATGGCGCTGGCGGCGGGCCCCGGGCTCctgccgctgcccgccggctgCGTGCCCCTCGCCCTgcccggcagccccgcggccTTCGCCTGCGCCGCGAGCTACGGCGCGGCCCTCGGCTTGGGGCTGGGCTTggtggggggtgacagggcaggCCTGGGGGCTCTGCCGGCGCCCGCTCtcctgccgccccccccgccgccgccgccgcagcagGGCAACGGGCTGCCGGGCGCCGGGCGCGCCAAGGAGAAGAAGCGGCCGCGGGAGAACAAAGAGGTGCCGCGGGCCAGCCTGCTCAGCTTCCAGGACGAGGAAGAGG aaactgaagaagttTTTAAAGTGAAGAAATCAAGTTACAGCAAAAAGATTGTAAAACAATTGAAGAAAGAATACAAAGAAGATCTTGAAAAATCAAAAGTTAGAACAGAGGTCAATTCTCCAACAGATG TCGAGCCACCACTAGAAAAGTCAGGACAGATTAAGGACATAGGTCAAGAAGATGGGACTGCAAACAGTGAGCATggtgaagaagaaatggaagttgaaagtgagaaggaagaagaaaaaccaaaagctGGTGGGGCTTTTTCAAGTGCTCTGTCATCACTGAATGTTCTCCGCCCAG GAGAAATTCCAGATGCTGCTTTCATTCATGCCGCTAGGAAAAAGCGTCAAATGGCTCGTGAACTTGGAGACTTTACCCCCGTTGACAGTGAACCAGGTAAAAGCCGCCTTGTTCGAGAAGATGAAAATGATGCCAGtgatgatgaagatgatgacGAGAAGAGGAGgatagtttttacagtgaagGAAAAATCCCAAAGGCAAAAGATTGCTGAGGAAATAG GTATTGAGGGAAGTGATGATGAAGCACTGGTGGCAGGGGAGCAAGATGAAGAACTCAGTAGATGGGAGCAAGAACAGATACGGAAAGGAATCAACATACCTCAG GTTCAACCAAGTCAACCTGCTGAAGTGAATAATCTGTACTACCAGAACACTTACCAGACACTGTCTTATGGTTCATCATATGGCATTCCATACACTTATGCTGCATATGGATCATCGGAAAACAAGTCTCAAAAAACAGATAATACAGTTCCTTTCAAAACTCCCAGTAATGAGATGACTCCTGTTACTATTGATTTGGTAAAGAAACAGCTTAAAGACAG GTTGGACTCTATGAAAGAATTGCACAAAGCTAATCGGCAGCAATATGAGAAACATCAGCAAAGCCGAGAGGACTCTACCAAGGCAATTGAAAGATTAGAAGGGTCTTCTGGGGGTATTGGTGAACAGTATAAGTTTTTGCAAGAAATGCGAGGGTATGTCCAAGACTTGCTTGAGTGTTTCAGTGAAAAG GTGCCTCTGATTAACGAACTTGAATCTGCAATGCACCAGCTGTACAAACAGCGAGCTTCCCGCCTTGTCCAAAGACGACAAGATGATATTAAAGATGAATCTTCGGAGTTTTCAAGCCATTCAA ATAAAGCACTGATGGCACCAAATCTTGAATCTTTTGGACGAGACAGAGTGATCTATCAGGAACAAGTAAAGCGTCGGACTGCGGAAAGAGAGGCTAGAAG AGCGCGTCGTAGACAAGCAAGAGAGCAAACTGGGAAGATGGCAGATCACCTTGAAGGCCTTTCCAGTGACGATGAGGAAACTTCAACAGATATCACAAACTTCAACATGGAGCGAG ATCGTATATTGAAAGAATCCAGCAAAGTTTTTGAAGatgttttggaaagcttttaCTCAATTGATTGTATTAAGTCACAGTTTGAAGCTTGGCGGTCAAAGTACTTTGCTTCCTATAAGGATGCTTATATTGGCCTCTGTTTACCAAAGCTGTTTAACCCTTTAATCAGGCTTCAGCTGCTTATCTGGACTCCTTTGGAG GGCAAGTGTCGAGACTTTGAGACTATGTTGTGGTTTGAATCATTGCTATTTTATGGCTGTGAAGAACAGGAGCAGGTGAAAGATGATGCTGATATTTCACTGTTGCCTACCATTGTAGAGAGAGTTGTTCTTCCTAAATTAACAG tgatttctgaaaatatatggGATCCTTTTTCTACAACACAAACATCTAGAATGGTAGCAATTGTACAGAAACTAGTAGATGGATATCCTTCAGTGGtgaatgcagaaaacaaaaatacacaa ATGCTTTTAAAGGCATTGTTGCTAAGAATGAGGAGAACACTAGATGATGATGTATTCATGCCCTTATATCCAAAAAA CATCTTAGAAAACAAGAACTCTGGTCCATATTTGTTTTTCCAACGTCAGTTTTGGTCCTCTGTTAAG TTACTAGGAAACTTTCTACAGTGGTATGGAATCCTTTCAAACAAAACTCTCCAGGAACTGTCGATAGATGGTCTGCTAAACAGATACATTCTTATGGCTTTTCAAAACTCTGAGTATGGAGAGGACAGCATTAAAAAAGCTCAAAGT GTAATTGCTTGCTTTCCTAAACAGTGGTTTGCTAATTTGAAAGGAGACAAGACTATTTCTCAGCTAGAAAACTTCTGTAGATACCTTGTTCATCTGGCTGATACAATTTATAGGAACAGCATTGGTTGCTCCGATgtagagaaaagaaatgcaag GGAGCACATAAAGCAGATCATAAAGCTTCTAGCAAGTATCCGAGCACTGGACCATGCTGTGACAGTTGCAAATGATCACAACGTAAAAGAGTTAAAGATTTTAATAGAAGGAAAATAG